A genomic window from Maridesulfovibrio sp. includes:
- the ptsP gene encoding phosphoenolpyruvate--protein phosphotransferase encodes MISFDQTSIELGATASGKTEAIEKVGKILVRQGYIDPEYIESMKRREGVANTFLGNGISIPHGLPENRDKIIKTGIAVLQIPEGVAWNPGEIVNLVIGIAAKSDEHIEILTNLTHVLDDKETVARLSVTNDAADIVGVLSGECKTESRPAPTLDVSDFDSSIDVTIMGEHGLHARPATFFVDIAKRFDAEIQVEFGGRSGNGKSLASLLKLGVSGGKTIRIHAKGVESGIALAALKDAVDAGLGEEAEEESITQVAHGWVPEDVKKTIPGCTASPGLATGPVHQLTQRRIVVEALGKDPEHESDELNHAISAARQNLRLLYEEVRAKSGEPRAAIFKAHEAFLDDPEMLAETHDLIRKGKSAGYAWRQVIDDRVHAMEQHGDELLAARAMDLRDIGRRVLKHLAGVVQDEPFTPESPVILIAEDLTPSDTAQLDPAFILGFCTASGGPTSHSAIIARSLGIPAIVGAGPSVLDIANGTFAILDGDSGNLYLEPCEADIKTANETKLQLEELRNEEYRTRFEPALTTDGERIEVVANIGKVSEAENAINAGGEGVGLMRTEFLFLERDTPPGEEEQYLSYKAMVEALNGLPIIIRTLDIGGDKAVSYLDLPPEDNPFLGERGIRLCLNRPEMFLAQLRAIYRASNFGPVRIMFPMVSTLEDLDAAKRLAEKARLEVGADPVEIGIMVEVPSVAVMSAEFAKEVDFFSIGTNDLTQYTMAIDRVHPTLASKADSLHPGVLRLIELVVKASDAAGIWTGVCGGLAGEPLGAAILAGLGVKELSMVVPSIAAVKAYLRSISIESARELARKALACRNSKEVRALDLP; translated from the coding sequence ATGATCAGTTTTGACCAGACAAGCATTGAGTTGGGGGCAACTGCTTCAGGAAAGACTGAAGCAATTGAAAAAGTCGGCAAAATTCTGGTGCGGCAGGGTTATATTGATCCTGAGTATATTGAGAGCATGAAAAGAAGGGAAGGAGTTGCGAATACTTTTCTTGGAAACGGCATCTCTATTCCGCATGGTCTGCCTGAAAACCGGGATAAAATTATAAAGACAGGTATCGCTGTTTTGCAGATTCCGGAAGGAGTGGCCTGGAATCCCGGTGAAATAGTAAATCTGGTAATCGGGATTGCAGCCAAATCTGATGAGCATATTGAAATTCTGACCAACCTGACACACGTGCTGGACGATAAAGAGACTGTCGCCCGTCTGTCAGTGACTAATGATGCGGCAGACATCGTGGGAGTTTTAAGTGGGGAATGCAAAACGGAATCCCGGCCGGCTCCAACTCTGGACGTTTCTGATTTTGATTCATCAATTGATGTTACAATTATGGGGGAACATGGACTTCATGCCCGTCCTGCAACTTTTTTTGTAGATATCGCCAAGCGGTTCGATGCAGAGATTCAGGTGGAGTTCGGTGGACGGTCAGGCAATGGTAAGAGTCTTGCCTCATTGCTTAAACTAGGTGTCTCCGGCGGGAAAACGATTCGTATACACGCTAAGGGTGTGGAATCGGGAATTGCTCTTGCTGCTTTGAAAGATGCCGTGGACGCCGGGCTTGGTGAAGAGGCGGAAGAAGAAAGTATCACTCAAGTCGCGCATGGCTGGGTTCCTGAAGATGTAAAGAAAACCATTCCCGGATGTACTGCTTCCCCCGGACTTGCCACTGGTCCTGTGCATCAGTTGACTCAGCGGCGGATTGTGGTGGAAGCCTTGGGTAAAGATCCAGAGCATGAATCAGACGAATTGAATCATGCAATCAGTGCTGCCCGCCAAAATCTGCGCCTCCTTTATGAAGAAGTAAGGGCCAAGTCAGGTGAACCGCGTGCAGCAATTTTCAAGGCCCATGAGGCTTTTTTGGATGATCCTGAAATGCTTGCCGAAACCCATGATCTTATTCGTAAAGGAAAGAGCGCAGGTTACGCATGGCGGCAGGTTATTGATGACCGTGTCCATGCCATGGAACAGCACGGTGATGAACTGCTGGCAGCAAGGGCTATGGATCTGCGTGATATCGGGAGGCGTGTTCTAAAACATTTGGCAGGAGTTGTTCAGGATGAACCATTTACACCGGAATCACCGGTGATACTTATCGCTGAAGATTTAACTCCATCGGATACCGCACAACTGGACCCTGCATTCATACTTGGCTTTTGCACAGCTAGCGGCGGGCCTACATCTCATTCCGCTATTATTGCTCGGTCCCTTGGTATTCCGGCTATTGTGGGCGCGGGCCCCAGTGTGCTTGATATCGCTAATGGCACGTTTGCAATTCTGGATGGAGATTCAGGCAATCTTTACCTTGAACCCTGCGAAGCCGACATTAAGACCGCCAATGAGACCAAGCTACAGCTGGAAGAATTACGCAATGAAGAATATCGGACCAGATTTGAACCAGCTTTAACAACTGACGGTGAGCGAATTGAGGTCGTTGCCAACATCGGCAAGGTCAGTGAAGCGGAAAACGCCATTAACGCAGGCGGAGAGGGCGTTGGGCTCATGCGGACGGAATTCTTGTTTCTGGAACGGGATACTCCGCCGGGCGAGGAAGAACAGTACCTGAGTTATAAGGCCATGGTTGAAGCCCTTAACGGTTTGCCAATCATTATCAGAACACTTGATATCGGCGGCGACAAAGCTGTTTCATACCTTGATCTTCCGCCGGAAGACAATCCGTTTCTCGGTGAACGCGGAATCCGTCTTTGCCTGAACAGACCTGAAATGTTTCTGGCTCAATTGCGTGCTATATATCGCGCATCCAATTTTGGACCGGTGAGAATCATGTTTCCTATGGTTTCAACCCTTGAAGACCTTGATGCGGCCAAACGTCTTGCGGAGAAGGCCCGTCTTGAAGTCGGTGCCGACCCCGTTGAAATCGGAATCATGGTTGAGGTTCCTTCAGTAGCCGTTATGTCAGCTGAATTTGCAAAAGAAGTGGATTTTTTCTCTATAGGAACCAATGACCTGACACAGTATACAATGGCAATTGACCGAGTCCACCCGACGCTTGCCTCTAAGGCAGACAGCCTGCATCCGGGGGTGCTGCGTCTAATAGAACTGGTGGTCAAGGCTTCTGATGCTGCTGGAATATGGACCGGCGTTTGCGGTGGACTAGCCGGGGAACCTTTAGGAGCTGCTATTCTTGCCGGACTGGGGGTCAAAGAACTCAGCATGGTTGTTCCCAGCATTGCAGCGGTTAAGGCATATTTGCGTTCAATAAGCATAGAGTCGGCACGTGAACTTGCGCGGAAAGCATTAGCCTGCCGCAA
- a CDS encoding LacI family DNA-binding transcriptional regulator — MRIKDIAEAAGVSTATVSRVLGGKPNVREEVREKVLKVVARTNYRPDKAAQRLRSKKSTYIGLIVADIQSPFFASVARAVEDVAQKNDYSVIFCNTDENHEKERMYLEMMQSENAAGIILAPTLRLSDNFELTRYYTSPIVVIDRQVNGYAADMVLIDNHQAALELTRHVLAHGYKRIAALFGDNSATGQQRKAGFNQAIQESGLAKEDVITKTLPATDQAAHEAITELLNHATPPEAIITSNGRLGAGAFKAIRDKELPIPESVAFASFDESIWTSMTRPAITVVEQPTYAIGQTACELLLKRIDDPKRPSRKVVLESRLIVRQSCGGEI; from the coding sequence ATGAGAATTAAAGATATTGCTGAAGCCGCAGGGGTTTCTACCGCTACTGTTTCACGTGTTTTGGGCGGCAAACCGAATGTCCGGGAGGAAGTCCGGGAAAAAGTGCTGAAAGTAGTCGCCAGGACCAATTACAGACCCGATAAGGCAGCCCAAAGGCTGCGCTCAAAAAAATCAACCTACATAGGACTCATTGTAGCTGATATTCAAAGTCCTTTTTTTGCATCAGTGGCAAGGGCTGTAGAAGATGTAGCCCAAAAAAACGATTACAGTGTTATCTTTTGCAATACTGATGAGAATCACGAAAAAGAGCGCATGTACCTTGAAATGATGCAGAGTGAGAACGCTGCCGGGATCATATTGGCTCCTACCCTGCGGCTTTCCGATAATTTTGAACTGACCAGATATTATACCTCGCCCATTGTCGTTATAGACCGGCAGGTTAACGGATATGCTGCTGACATGGTCCTGATAGACAACCATCAGGCTGCCTTAGAATTAACCAGACATGTGCTGGCGCATGGTTACAAACGCATTGCCGCCCTTTTCGGTGACAATAGCGCCACGGGACAGCAGCGCAAAGCAGGTTTCAATCAAGCGATACAAGAATCAGGGCTTGCCAAAGAAGATGTGATAACCAAGACCCTGCCGGCCACAGATCAAGCCGCCCATGAAGCTATTACCGAATTGCTGAATCATGCAACTCCTCCCGAAGCCATCATTACCAGCAATGGTAGACTTGGAGCTGGAGCATTCAAAGCTATAAGAGATAAAGAACTCCCCATTCCAGAGTCCGTGGCTTTTGCAAGCTTTGACGAGTCAATCTGGACTTCCATGACCCGCCCCGCCATCACCGTCGTTGAACAGCCGACTTACGCCATTGGCCAGACTGCCTGTGAGTTGCTTCTTAAACGTATTGATGACCCCAAACGTCCGTCAAGAAAAGTTGTTCTTGAAAGCAGACTGATCGTGAGACAATCCTGTGGTGGGGAAATATAA